The Cloeon dipterum chromosome X, ieCloDipt1.1, whole genome shotgun sequence genome includes a window with the following:
- the Ublcp1 gene encoding ubiquitin-like domain-containing CTD phosphatase 1 produces the protein MSSKFKIVVKWSGKEYPIETLTESDDVAALKAAIQVATGVRPERQKLLNLKAKDDVTVLSTLKLKPGFKLMLMGSLEEDVLAAAPPPEEEMPEVVNDLDIEDEEVAIEKKEVYLSKIEKRIQQYEIKILNEPREGKKLLVLDIDYTLFDHRSVAESGYELMRPFLHEFLTSAYEDYDIVIWSATSMKWIDEKMKLLGVTNNPKYKITFHLDSLAMISVHTKKYGVIEVKPLGVIWGKFPQYSPSNTIMFDDIRRNFIMNPQTGLKIRPFKNAHQNRAVDRELVQLAGYLKGIAQLDDFTQLNHKHWERFGSLHKSKKRRSKEEQ, from the exons ATGAGctccaaattcaaaattgtggTCAAGTGGAGTGGCAAGGAGTACCCGATCGAGACACTGACCGAAAGCGATGACGTGGCCGCCCTCAAGGCCGCCATCCAAGTGGCCACCGGCGTCCGTCCTGAGAGGCAAAAGTTGCTCAACCTAAAAGCCAAAG ACGACGTGACAGTGCTTTCTACCTTGAAGCTCAAACCCGGCTTCAAACTCATGCTGATGGGTTCGTTGGAGGAGGATGTTTTGGCCGCCGCTCCTCCGCCGGAGGAAGAGATGCCCGAGGTCGTCAACGATCTCGACATTGAGGATGAGGAGGTGGCCATTGAGAAGAAAGAAGTGTACCTGTCTAAG ATTGAAAAGAGAATCCAGCAATatgaaattaagattttaaacgAGCCAAGAGAAGGGAAAAAGTTGTTGGTCTTGGACATTGACTACACCCTTTTCGATCACCGCTCAGTGGCTGAGTCGGGATACGAATTGATGCGTCCATTTTTGCACGAATTCCTCACCTCTGCTTACGAA GACTATGATATTGTGATATGGTCTGCTACCAGTATGAAGTGGATCGACGAGAAGATGAAATTGCTCGGCGTCACGAACAATCCCAAATACAAAATCACCTTTCACCTAGATAGTCTAGCTATGATCTCAGTTCACACAAAGAAATACGGTGTTATTGAG GTAAAGCCTTTGGGTGTGATCTGGGGCAAATTTCCGCAATACTCGCCGAGCAACACAATCATGTTCGACGACATCAGGCGCAATTTCATCATGAACCCTCAGACAGGTCTAAAAATTCGTCCCTTCAAGAACGCCCACCAAAACCGGGCCGTAGACCGAGAACTGGTGCAGCTGGCCGGCTACCTGAAGGGCATCGCGCAGCTCGACGACTTCACGCAACTGAACCACAAGCATTGGGAGAGGTTTGGCTCTTTGCACAAGTCCAAGAAGAGGCGCTCAAAAGAAGAgcaatga